The following are encoded together in the Jaculus jaculus isolate mJacJac1 chromosome 3, mJacJac1.mat.Y.cur, whole genome shotgun sequence genome:
- the LOC101601586 gene encoding serum amyloid A-3 protein — MKLSTGIILCLLVLGVNSQGWYQFMKEAGQGARDMWHAYSDMKEANWKNSDKYFHARGNYDAAQRGPGGVWAAEKISNAREAIQKFTGHGAEDSRADQFANKWGRNGKDPNYFRPKGLPKKY; from the exons ATGAAGCTTTCCACCGGCATCATTCTCTGCCTCCTGGTCCTGGGAGTGAACAGCCAAGGATGGTACCAGTTCATGAAAGAAGCTGGTCAAG GGGCTAGAGACATGTGGCACGCATACTCAGACATGAAAGAGGCCAACTGGAAGAACTCAGACAAATATTTCCATGCTCGGGGGAACTACGATGCTGCCCAAAGGGGGCCTGGGGGAGTCTGGGCAGCTGAAAAGATCAG TAATGCCAGAGAGGCTATTCAGAAATTTACAGGCCATGGAGCTGAGGACTCAAGAGCCGACCAGTTTGCCAACAAATGGGGCCGGAATGGCAAAGACCCCAATTACTTCCGACCCAAAGGTCTGCCCAAGAAATATTGA
- the LOC101603349 gene encoding serum amyloid A-5 protein isoform X1, translated as MKLFTGLIFCSLVLGISGSWFSFVSEAYGGAKDMWRAYSDMKEANWKNSDKYFHARGNYDAAQRGPGGEWAAEKISDLRESLQSFFGRGDEDTMADQEANRWGRSGKDPNHFRPRGLPDKY; from the exons ATGAAGCTGTTCACAGGCCTCATTTTCTGCTCCTTGGTCCTGGGAATCAGTGGCAGCTGGTTTTCATTTGTAAGCGAGGCTTATGGAG GGGCCAAGGACATGTGGCGAGCCTACTCTGACATGAAGGAAGCCAACTGGAAAAACTCGGACAAATACTTCCACGCTCGGGGCAACTATGACGCTGCCCAAAGGGGGCCTGGTGGTgaatgggctgctgaaaagattAG tgATTTAAGAGAAAGTCTTCAGAGTTTCTTTGGCAGAGGAGACGAGGACACCATGGCTGACCAGGAAGCCAACAGATGGGGTCGCAGTGGCAAAGACCCCAATCACTTCAGACCAAGAGGCCTGCCTGACAAGTACtga
- the LOC101603349 gene encoding serum amyloid A protein isoform X2, with the protein MKLFTGLIFCSLVLGISGSWFSFVSEAYGGAKDMWRAYSDMKEANWKNSDKYFHARGNYDAAQRGPGGEWAAEKISGKDPNHFRPRGLPDKY; encoded by the exons ATGAAGCTGTTCACAGGCCTCATTTTCTGCTCCTTGGTCCTGGGAATCAGTGGCAGCTGGTTTTCATTTGTAAGCGAGGCTTATGGAG GGGCCAAGGACATGTGGCGAGCCTACTCTGACATGAAGGAAGCCAACTGGAAAAACTCGGACAAATACTTCCACGCTCGGGGCAACTATGACGCTGCCCAAAGGGGGCCTGGTGGTgaatgggctgctgaaaagattAG TGGCAAAGACCCCAATCACTTCAGACCAAGAGGCCTGCCTGACAAGTACtga
- the LOC101603048 gene encoding serum amyloid A-5 protein-like has product MKLFTGLIFCSLVLGVSGSGSDSDSDSDSGSRSWFSFVREAYEGAKDMWRAYSDMKEANWKNSDKYFHARGNYDATQRGPGGEWAAEKISDLRESLQSFFGRGDEDTMADQEANRWGRSGKDPNHFRPRGLPDKY; this is encoded by the exons ATGAAGCTGTTCACAGGCCTCATTTTCTGCTCCTTGGTCCTGGGAgtcagcggcagcggcagcgacagcgacagcgacagcgacagcggcAGCCGCAGCTGGTTTTCATTCGTAAGAGAGGCTTATGAAG GGGCCAAGGACATGTGGCGAGCCTACTCTGACATGAAGGAAGCCAACTGGAAAAACTCGGACAAATACTTCCACGCTCGGGGCAACTATGACGCTACCCAAAGGGGGCCTGGTGGTgaatgggctgctgaaaagatcAG tgATTTAAGAGAAAGTCTTCAGAGTTTCTTTGGCAGAGGAGACGAGGACACCATGGCTGACCAGGAAGCCAACAGATGGGGTCGCAGTGGCAAAGACCCCAATCACTTCAGACCAAGAGGCCTGCCTGACAAGTACtga